atgtaaaaaaaccccatatacacctttaaaaacaattaaattatGTACAAATACAGTCAAATGCTGCTATTATACAGAAAAATGCTACTATTATTTGAGTTTTATActatatttatatgtaaaaatcgtgtttatttaataaatatttaacgtaataaaattatatatcaCCCACAAAAAAAGtgctttaactttaaaaaaaattcgaAATACTTTTGTAAAACAGAtaataagcatttttttacaaCAATCTACCCTTAATTTTAGATCATAtcaagtttttttaatgtttttacatgGAACTTAACATATAAATTCTGTATATTTAATTGATttttaatgtgaaaaaaaatcatactctcccaaaaatacaatgaatttaAGTACAATTACAGCAATTCAACATTAATTTTAGAATTTAGCAAGTATAATTAGAGTTTTTATATGTAATTTTACATAAAgatcatgtatatttaattaatctTCAATGTTAAATAAGCATACTCTACCATAAAAACAATGGatttgcctttttaaaaaaagcaaatactGTTATTAAACAAGTATGTGTTAGTAAAATTAGAGTAATCTACCATTAATTTTAGACCCTATCAAGTTTTTTTAACGTTTTTACATGGAACTTTACATATAAATCCCATATATTTAATAGATTTTACAATGAATTTAAGTACAATTACAGCAATTCAACATTAATTTTAGAATGTATTAAGTATAATATGAATCTTTATATgtaattttacataaatactgTTATTAAACAAGTATGTGCGAGTACCATTAATTTTAGAGCATATTAAGTATAATCACTTTTTATAAAGACTACTTGGACTACAATATATTTACCTTTGTTTTAAATTTCCAAATACTGTCAAAAAATATTGATTATAGCAACAATCTGCTGATAAATTTGTCAAATTTCAGAACACTATGCTATAATAAAGATAACTtgatgtacatttataaatattcgACCTGCAAATGTAATGGACAATTCCAAAAATATTGAGCTTTAACAGTACTTAAATGACAAATGATTTAGCTTAACAATAAGAACCAGAACACACTAACTACTGttcaacatttttttattctgctgaTCAACAGATCAGAATAGAAACAGTTGCAGCGGATATTCACAgtgaaataaaaacacttttacaaaaaaaagaaaaaaaacaagcattACAATTTTAAAGTCTGGTACTTCAGATGCCAGATGCCTATGTTTTGGAagataaaagtttttaaaagtcCTGTTATTACAGTAACTTCACTGAAGCCTATAATAAAGTAGTAACACTTTTAAGTACTGTGAACCAATTCTGTCAACAATTAAATAACACTCAAGAATGCATCAACAACATGAACATTGCATGAAAAAACAACTATGggcattgatttattttttacgCCCTCCACTCATAGTCCGCAATTTTCGTTATCAGGGATAGAACCCTTGGACTAACCGGCAGCTGCTTTTTTGCAGAGTTCTTCTCCACCTTCGATCCCTTGTCCGGGTTAATCTTGAAAAGGCATCTATCAAGTGAAACACATCAAACAATTTCAGTAATAAAATGTGGACTCCTGCAAAACATACCTTATATCTTGACATGAGGACGAATCAGGAATAAATTGGAAAACGGTATtatgtaaaaaagaaaatggtaaaatgtaagaATTCACCTGTCAAattcatacaaaaaaaaaaggaGGCACCAGGGGTCTGAGATATGTATCATCTACGGTAATATCTTATTGTTTTAACAATGACCAGACATTATCAAGCATGCTACTTCACTCACTTtttcaaaaactatttttatatattttttttaaacttcctCACTGAAGTCAAAAATTTTCTGCAAAACAGCAGCAGGAGATAAAACACTGACTGCATCAGCAAATAGATGGGAACAAAAGTGCAGTGTAGTTTTTATGTCCTGGCATTATACACAAGCAGTTTAGAACAGCCAGTTGTGTTCTAAAATGCTTGactttgaataaaaataaactgacGGCTGTGCCCTGAACGTCATTCAGTAACAAATGCTGTAACAtaacaatatatcaaaaatatatttgatattGAATTAGTGTCCAACtgaaaaaatgttaaggcaTAATTCCACTGCTGTGTGTACTTTCACATATCAATCCAAGACGCGCGGCAAAGACTGTAAAGTATAGCACAATATTTACTGTGCTGGCACACTGCATGTGGCTTTTCACACAGCCACTGTTCCGCCTCTGTTACTATCAACCATTTTCTGCTCAGATCTGACCAGCCCTTTCCATATTTCACACAGCACAGTGTGGAGGCATATTGGCACAATACTGTgcactgtaacttaacgaaatATAATATAAAGTGGCTTAGTGTGGACTTGGTGCTCACTGTGCTGCTGAGGCACTCAAGGCCCACACACAGCTGTTGCATCATATGGCGTTTTTCCGTTGCATGGTGCcccgcggtttggtttggtttgggtcgggtcagctcacctcatttggcttggttagcttttccatcgagtttagtatcacttcggagtgggagggattataggcgtgtctttatatttgcgctgcatactgctgtgacatcatacaagtgagagcgtccttgtacatttccatacatttatttatttctcagtccgccacaaagtTAAAATTgtccaccacaaatagatgtgtGCATattgcgtttatcactacctctgtctcacatgacagtttctgtataaACACCACgacccggacagggcttattctggtcccaggctaaaatgcatatttgagctacaataatttaaatacaccttttactgacatatctcaacatatatgagtgccattgtGTTGGTCGCAATATGtgcaccagtcttgttttttagggtttgtttgtaaaaactaaaatgtcctaatataaataaggcctagtcctgtaaacCTTGTCCAAGAAACTGCTCCAATGTGTTaagctggcacaaatgtacaaGCACTTTATCAGTACATACACCAATAGCTTTCAGATAAACACTTGGGATCACCTCCTGATGACTCTGATAAAGCTGCGTCTTAATTTATTACAGGGTGGTCTTGCTGAAAAGTTAGCCGTTTCTTAGTCCATAGTTTTTTATAGTCcaatttttataaacctttacaatgtgacctgatgttacctgttgtaaagttacattaaaccttcatatgtgatgtcatgcagttatattaaacctttacaatgtgatcagatattatctgtaaggaatttctaaaaccatatgtgagctttgtagattccacttaaaaggatttaagtctcctgatttgaaggaataagtgttggcaagtttgcaaatgaattctatcatggtacattaccacataaaaatgaaatagtgagttattggactggctaaggtgcacatttgctttaaaaaagatgaaatcactgtgtaaatattggtaggtataagtactttaataattttcaatgctGCTCTATCAACTCCTTctgacaggacgaggtaattAAAAATGTCCCATAGGTTATttgccgcggccgcttcatatcgtctaaccacgTGACGATTGATGGGACATTATAAGACTATCTAAGCGTCGTATAAAGTTTTAACTGTGctcctaatttaaaaaatttacagcagtagcgatatttgtaatttcgctaaagttatagtgaactacaaacaatcttttAGCCACCAAACTAGCTaccgaatgcactgtgccatataAGAAGTGGAAGTCagttgacaaaatgcggaagagcgaagaattaaaaatGTGCGGGGCGAAATAAGGTtaatagcagagcacagatgacaacatgtttgctcgagacagcgcaagctagtaCAGGTAAAAGCTAATCTACATTATAgcgacgctggtagtgacgattctctcagaccaatcagtgatctacagtctTTTTGTGTcatgtttggtatcagctcgggtcgcttggagcCCCAACCGAGGTGTTACGAAAAAAGTATCTGGttctacgtactgcacccagtggaaaagctcccaaaagctgacccgacccaaactaaaccaaaccatggggttctatgcaatgaaaaagcgCCAATACACATCTCAGCTGAAACTAGAGGGGATGAGGCATAAGCTATATTATCGGACTATCGCCTCTTGAGATAAAAAGTAGAACAACACAGGATGGGCCAAGGTTAGCTTGATGGCATGCTGTTATTGATGTCATGTCTTTGTCATGACACATATTACCTTTTAAGAAGTGTTTTAATAATACACACTCTATGGTTGAGAAAATGTAGTAAAAAAGACAGCAAGGCAAAGTTGTGAAATCCTATACGGTGTAAGGCTCTTTTATTTAATTGCATTCGATTTTAAAGGGGTAACTATTTTTCTGGTAATTCTATATCTGTTTGGATATTAAAAATGGACATCTGAAGATGGATTGCCAAGAAGGCAATCACCAGAAAATGGCGTAGAGAGGACCCTCCCACTCTGAAGAACTGGCTGGACGTAGTCAAGGATACTCAACATGGAAAGACTCGGGTATATATATTGAGACTCTAACAAGCAAAACACGATAAGAAATGCGAAAAATGGACAGAATACCAATCATAATGGAGAGTCACCACCGAAAACTTTGATGTCAGAGACATTTGAGtattattactaaaaacatgtACCCCCTGACGCTGTGCGTTGTTCTTTATACCAAAAATCAATAAAACCTGAGTtacaaaaactttttaaaaatggacTTCCGCTTTCTCACCTCTGCAAGAACTCCAGTGTTGCTCCTTGGGCTGCTGGGTAAGAGATGTTCAGGCAGTAATACGTGGCAAACATTAACACAAGAGCATCAGTGAAGGCATTGATGTGACCATTCACAATGGTCTGGTCCACAGAAAGCATGAAGTACTCTGCAGCCAAAGGAGAATTTCCTGTtgtaaacatacaaaaaacagGGGATCTGTATTTTTGTTACAAACTGTGCTCAAATATCATACAGTCCAGTAATTATTCAATAAGTTTGTCaagttaaattatatttaacaaaaacacacGAAAAAACATCCATCGCACAATTGGTAGGGGTGGAAATCAACcagacaaataaaacaatataatcATTACATATAAATCTGGAGTATAGGTAATGTTGCAGAAACTATCAATATATAACTACAAACGCCATTGGGTTTTTCATGGGATTTCAAAAGTACAAAGAAAATAATAGTTTTACTGACCAGtgtaattatattttgtaaaaataaacattgagaATTTCATGCCTGCAAACAAACAATTAAGCATGCATCCATCCCAACTTTTGTTGTGTGTGCTGCAGGCATGGAAATCCAACTTTGTTGATATATTAAAAAAGACAATTATGCTGGTCAGTTTAACTACTGTAAATCATTTGTATCTACATTTTTTAGGAAAAAGGGTTTGTTGTAGTTTTTAAAAGTATCCATCTGAAACAATCTTACCCTCTCTCTTCAGTCCTCCCTACAAAGCCAATCCCCCAAAACATATGTTCATGTGCCAGTTATTTAATTCAGACTTATTACAGTCCAGCCACAGAAACCAGATATTTGTCGTTTTTGCGTCAGAGCATCCGTCTTATTATGCAAGCAATAAAGTCCAAAATATAATAACCCTTCTAAGAAAGTGTTTAGATTTTGTGACGTATGGTGGTCATTGTTAGACATATCAATGTATTAACATTTCGGGACACAGAATTGTGCTGTAGATGGAGACTTCACAGTGGGGCTGCGCCCTCTCACTTGATTAGTCGACTAATCAGTCATTTTGGTCTTAGTCAACTAAGATTTCTTCAGTCGATAAGGCATGTTTTATGCTTTTTTTCATGATGAATGGTCTCTggttaacaagaattaaagtgctGCTTTTGCTTGACTCTTTGCGAAGAAACTCCAACTGTCGATTAACTAATCGTTTAGTCGATACAATTTAATGATTATTAGTTGACCTTGAATTTCTTCAATCGAGGACAGCTCTACTTTACAGGTAGGCAGTATCTAGTTATATATAAATTAGCTGCATGTGAATCAAATAACTGCATTTCAAAAAATCTGACAAGCAGCTGGCTTACTGATCAACCTTATCTACATGACTGTAGCTTGAGCAAATGTCTATAAATTATTTTGGCTACCAGTGTATAATCCATGCAGTCATATGTGAAGGAGGAAGGCAAAAAACAACTACACCTTTAATAACCAAtagtaaattataataatagtaTAATAACATAACTATCTCAggaaaagaaaatatttaaacttaCCGCACACAACAATGCATGGCGTACTTGGAAGTTCCGCACAGTTGACTTCAGAGGGCAGGGTTGTTTGATCCAGTTTATGGAACATCTGGTCTTCTTCCTCATTGAAATATCTAACAAGTAGTTGAAGAAACCCAGCAGCATTGACATCTGCAACATTCTTGCTTGATGTTTCCATTTCTCTGAAGATGGTCTCCATCTTCCCTGTCTTGTCATTGGTCTTGAGGTATGAAATAACCctggcatatttgttttccaTGGCTTTGTCATCAATGTCCATGCCTGTAAGCTCTTTAAAATGAGTCTTCATGCCAgttatttcaaataaatatgGCCAATCGTTTGTCAAATCAGAGGTCTCAATTCCATTGATAATGTCTTTTCTCTGAGTGCAGAAGGTGGTCCTCATCATTCTCTCAATACTTTTGGTGTCACGGCATCTTTCtttgtacattttctttaaCTGTTCTTGTGCTTGCTTCTGGGATTCCAGTGTTTCATCAGTTGGTAGACGCATTGGTTGCCAATTTATGCATCCATAGGCGTCTAGTCTTCCTTTCCTGGGTGGGGTATCATCTCCTTCACTGGTGCTAATAAGTTGTCTTTTTAAGGAAAGTGGAGTGCTTCCTCTCCTCAAGTTATCCACCCTGCTGACCATCTGTTTTGTGAGTGAGTCATATCCACTGCCCACAATTTCACCTTCAATGACATCAGTGAATGCCACAGGATACACCTTTGCCATCTTTCTTGCGATCTCACTCATGTGTTTCTTCCCGGGTGTTGGGCATATTGTTAAGATTTCACTGACAATCAGCCGTATAATTTCAAGTCTGTCACTCTTTGTTGGTCGCTTCCCTTCTTCTAATTTTTTGATGAGCTGAGATGGCAACTTCTTCCATGGAATTTCAAAATTAAAATGCCAGCTGTTGTCAGACGGTTGACGAGGTGTGCAACTCATACTTGAACTAGATGTTGACCTTGGTGAATTTGAACTTGCTGAGCTGCAGCCACCTGAAAGGTTACAGATGAAAATATGATGATACAACATGCACTGCAAAGCTAAACAATTTCATACCAATTTTGGTGGCTTAGTTTGTTTTTAACCAATCACAgtaaattacacaaaattatgTTCTGTTTAGTTATGTAGTGGAGCAACACTGACATGGtgcctttttatttttagaataGTTAATGGCCATGTAGAGAAGATGCATACTTGCCAAATTGTGAAACTTTAGACAATCAGACACTTAAAATATGTCAAGACTAATGATAAGTGTAAAGACCAAAAAGTGTCACATTCTGTGCAATAGGGATGGACTGACCAGAAGGGAACATGTCATCAGGCTGTGTATGAGGACTGTCACAGGACTGTTGGTTGCTGGGAAGACTGTCCACCGCATCTCTTTGGCCTTAAAGGACACACAATAGTGGAGTTATTTCTTGTTActgtggcaaaaaaaaaaattaaacaccaCACACCTTTATTTGAAGATAATAAGAACACCAAAAAAAGCATATATCATATTAGCATATATGTAATGTTCTAAGTAATATTAAAAGTTAAATTGAAAGGATAGTTTACcttaaaatgacaaatctctcatcatttactcatcctcatgttgttctaaacttgtatgaatttcttttttctgatgaacacggaGGAGGATGTTTTGATAGGTGATGGTGAGAACACAGCAGATAttgaccattgacttctattgtagaaaaaaatatgatagaatttaatgggtaccatcaaccgtgtgcttaccatcatttctcaaaatattttattcatcatttatcgcaatacttccaaaatagtCCTTATTATttgttcctactatggaagtccatggtcactatctgctgtgtgttaaccatcatttctcaaaatatcttcttttgtgttcatcagaaaaaagaaattcatacaggtttagaacaacatgaggatgagtaacttatgacagatttttcattttaaggtgaactatccctttaagtacaaACACATACTTGTGGTTTTAAAATGGGAAATAAGTTTCCTTGCTTCCACTGGCTTCAGGACATGAAGAAGGTCACTCTCTTGAATGTAGTTCAAGTCTTCAAGGTCATGCACTCCTAATTCTTGAAGAGCCTCAAGCAAAGGGTCAAGTTCCCTTAGTTTCGGGAGCGTTGAGGTAAGGAAAGAGGAAAGAGCACTCTGTCTATCCATAACTATACAGGAGAGAAGAGACACATTGATAGTTTTCTTTACTCTGTATCAATAATGCTGTGTTTCAGTGAAATTACTCTTGTCCCAAAAAGCTTGTACTCAGGCAATGGATAATAATCCATTTTGAGCTCTCCTTTCAAACACTTCATGGTCTGCGTTGCCTCTTTCACTTCATAAAGTCCAAACTCTGCTAAATATGACACATTATGAGGTGTAACAATAAAGTACACATGCTTCTCCTCCTTCACCAGTATAAGCTGAATTTGTCCAAATTCAGTTGACTCACCATGGCTCAGACAAAGAAAGAACCCCTTTCTGTATTGAGTGCCTTTCCACTGTACCTCTGTACTTGCCACAACATTGGTTTCCCTGACCAAAATTTCTCTTACAGCAGTGCGCACTGCATTGCTGTACAGTTCAGCATGGAAAGGAGTGGAGTTCTTCACCACCAATGAAGGTGCAAAAAAAGAGCCTGAATGTAAGTATGCTTGTAGTAGCTGGTGGTTTCTGGCAAGTGTTTGACATACGTTTTTGAAATTTTGTGTTCTTCGCACACATCTTTTGAAGTATGAATGCTTGCTTTCGAACCTCATTGTCCACAACCGCATGAGAGGGCCAAATTTCAGTATCAATGCAGGGTAGTGAGTGAGGTAATGGTGCtttggttttaatttttgcGCTGGAAACATTTCTTTCCTTGCCTCTAGATAATCACGTATCTGAACATTGAGCAGAGCAATCTGTGATGCTGATATTTTAGGGGCAGAAATAAATTCCACAATCTCTTTCAGTTGGACAGTCAGCTGCCATACTGGATTCTCTGTATCTGTGATCTTATCACCAATTATAAGAGGGAGAAGTCTCAGCAAAGACCAGTTTTCTGCCGCCTGGCCACCTAGTTTTACACCCTTTTCAGAAACTTCTGAGGGTGTAGAATTACCATCAGATCCCTGATAACCAAACTGCCTAATCCTACGATTAAGTTGGGGATATGTGAAGTATTTCTTCACCTTGACAAAATAGTTGATGTAAATGGCAAGGTCGTATGCCACAACACCCTCAAACAAATCATGGCCAAGACAGGGTGGGAGGCCTGGCTGGCAGACATGGAAAAAGGCCAAAGAGTTAAAGATAGAGTCAAATTTCAAACCCCTGACTTCCCTTACATCATCGTGCAGCTCTTGTACAGTGTCATTGTAGTCTTGTACGGTGCGGATGGGTGCATTGTGTTCCAAGTCGTCTAGCTTATCTCTGGTAATGTGACAATACCGGCAGAAATAGCGCGATGTACTGAAGTTTTCTGTGAAGCCACCGATATTATGCGAACCCAGGTTATCCCCAGCAATGCAAAAGAGAGTTGCTTTCACAGTGTTTCCATTTATATTGAGACCATTTGTCTCCAGTTCTCTGAGATCTGATAACAGTGGAGAGAACACTTTCTCATGGCCAAAATGCTTGAAATCAGCCTCTCGACACAAGAGCAAAAGCTGCATGTTGTCAACGGTGGATCGATGAAAAGGATCAAAGTTTGCAAGAGTGAAGTAGACCCCAAGCATCTTGTGTTTTTTCTTTGCAGAGCCAATGGGATTAACCACCTCGAAAGCATCTTGATACAGTATCACCTTTAAAGTGAGACCTGACTCTGAAAACAGAGGATTGGATTTAAACACAGATCCATCACACACATCGTTAAAAATAAGAGATGCACTCTCATTTCCAGTTTTAGTACATTCTTCCCACACAGCAGGATCTTTTAACAGAGCTGTTAATGTATCTTTTATGGGAATGTACTGAGCATTTCGCTCTTTTCTGTTTTCATCAAACCCCAAAAAAACTGTCTGCGGATGCACATATGCAAAATTCTCCTCAAAATACTGTTTTCTCTTATACTCAGTTGAAAGTGCAGAGCTACAGGATGAATGCATATCTATGTCATCTAGGGTGGTCAAAACATGTTCAATTTCTGTCTCAGTTAGTTTAGTTTTCTCATGAAGAGATACTTTAAGTTGATTCTTTGTGTGCTGCTGGCAAACACCACTGAGACTATTAATTTCTTCTACAATCAACTGTATTGTAGAGGAGGGGATGAGGTGCTTTGCCTGCAACTTCATGTAAAACATGCATAAATTTCTCATGTATAAGCTCTTCATTTGTGCAGGATCTAGTGTAACCTCATCAGGCCCATCATCAAAGGCCCCTTCATCAGACTGGCTTTCAGCAACAGAAGTCTGAGGCTCACTAGGAGCTGAAGGCAGACAGTATGCACCAGAGACATGAAGAGCTGTGGAATGTTTGTGCTTTCTTGATAAGTGGGACGTTAAAGATGATTTCACTGAAAAAGTCTTATCACAGTTTTTGAATGGGCATTGCACCTCCTCTCTTTTTGAAGTATGAGATTTCAGGTGACACAAAAGATCTTTCAGatcaattaactctttcctaCAGTGAGTAAGTTCACATTTAAATGGTCCCTGCAAAGTCTCACACTGTGACACAAAAGATGCTCGTCGATGATGACGGTAAACATGgcatttaaatgcattataaTTTCTAAAGTGAGATTTGCAACCTGCTATGCAACATGCATACTGATAATGAGCCTCATTTCTGTGTAGCCCTTGATGTTGAACATAACCTTTTAGGGTTTTCACAGA
This window of the Misgurnus anguillicaudatus chromosome 19, ASM2758022v2, whole genome shotgun sequence genome carries:
- the LOC129421491 gene encoding uncharacterized protein — translated: MDRQSALSSFLTSTLPKLRELDPLLEALQELGVHDLEDLNYIQESDLLHVLKPVEARKLISHFKTTSQRDAVDSLPSNQQSCDSPHTQPDDMFPSGGCSSASSNSPRSTSSSSMSCTPRQPSDNSWHFNFEIPWKKLPSQLIKKLEEGKRPTKSDRLEIIRLIVSEILTICPTPGKKHMSEIARKMAKVYPVAFTDVIEGEIVGSGYDSLTKQMVSRVDNLRRGSTPLSLKRQLISTSEGDDTPPRKGRLDAYGCINWQPMRLPTDETLESQKQAQEQLKKMYKERCRDTKSIERMMRTTFCTQRKDIINGIETSDLTNDWPYLFEITGMKTHFKELTGMDIDDKAMENKYARVISYLKTNDKTGKMETIFREMETSSKNVADVNAAGFLQLLVRYFNEEEDQMFHKLDQTTLPSEVNCAELPSTPCIVVCGNSPLAAEYFMLSVDQTIVNGHINAFTDALVLMFATYYCLNISYPAAQGATLEFLQRCLFKINPDKGSKVEKNSAKKQLPVSPRVLSLITKIADYEWRA